The stretch of DNA CTTTGAATCATATCCGTGCGAAGTACGGGGAAAGCGTAATTAAACGCGGTAACAATTCTTAAAGCAAGGCGGTCAACAATTTAGTCCCCGTCAAGGCAGACCGGATGCCGTATCCGATGAGGATGCAGGCGGCGGCAACATTTAACAGGCGTAAAAATCGCGGCCGAATCACCCGCCGAACGAAATGGGCAGCCAACGCCAAGTTGAAATACCAAACGGCGACGCCGATGGCGACGAAACCTCCGTTGAACCAAAGGAACAGAGCGTCGCCTTCGTTGACAGGGCGTGTCAAAATCGAACCGTAAATGCTTACCCAGAAAAAAATATTGATCGGATTCAACGCGGCAATGATAAAACCAACGAGAAGTGCGCGAGCGTTCTTTTTCACCTGTTCTGAGCGTAAAGGCAAATGTTGCGGAAACACTTGCGACTTCAAGCTGTACAGTCCGATTCCCGTTAAAAAAACAAATCCGAAATAATGAAGGCATATTTGATTCGCGGTCGTTGTCAAAACCGGTAACCCGCCGTAACAAACGAGCACCATG from Bacillales bacterium encodes:
- a CDS encoding LysE family transporter, translating into MFTSIMNPLMIGLSLAAPMGPLNVEAMKRGIERGFWTAWLIGIGGLAADIGFMVLVCYGGLPVLTTTANQICLHYFGFVFLTGIGLYSLKSQVFPQHLPLRSEQVKKNARALLVGFIIAALNPINIFFWVSIYGSILTRPVNEGDALFLWFNGGFVAIGVAVWYFNLALAAHFVRRVIRPRFLRLLNVAAACILIGYGIRSALTGTKLLTALL